The following is a genomic window from Saprospiraceae bacterium.
GATCATCTCTTTCAGCGACTCTCGTTCCAATCCAAACACTTCCCTCTTTATCAAATTCAATTGTGGTTACATTATTGGAGTGAAGTCCATCTTTTGTAAGAAAATGCGTAAACGAATTCCCATCATATTTACAAAGGCCATAACCATCTCGTCTAAACCAGATATTGCCTTCAGAATCTTCACTCAGCGTCGACCAATATTTGGTGTCTTCGTTTATTTTGGTATCTACTTCAGGGTACGGAACAGAAAAAGGATGAAATGCCACTCCATCAAATTTGTAGATACCATTCCAAGTACCGACCCAAAAAATCTTCTTACGATCTATAAGTATTTTAGAAATCACATTACTATTTGGGTCTTCTCCTACTTTAAAATTTGTGAAATCCTTCCCATCATATTTGGATAAGCCATTTCCCGTACCAAACCAATAAATGCCATTGGCATCTTCCTTCACACTGGTGACTCTATCAGAAGGTAAGCCATCCTTTGTAGTAAAATATTTTAATTTTTCACCATCATACATAGCCATTCCTTTATCAAGCGTTCCAAACCATAAATTTCCTTTGGAATCTTCGAAAACACTTGTTACATATGCTGCAATCTGAGTATTTTCATTTTCAGGTAGTGGCTGAGTTGTCAATATTTCTTCTTTTGGCTGTGCTTGTGTTTTGCTTACAGAATTGCAAGAAATTCCAATGGAAAATAATAAAATAAAAAGTCCTAGTTTTGATGTTGATATCAGGTTTTTCATTTGATGTCTTTAAGGTTATTATTGCAAATACTATCGCGAAGTGTTACCTGGTTAAGCATTTCCCAAGCTATGTGCTTAAAATCTTGTGGAGAGAATTTTAATAAAGGTATGAATGTTTTGGTTTTTTTACAGTAAACACTTTCTATGGTAACATGTAGTGTTATCATTTTTTTAGTTGTAAATGCATCGTAAATTTCTATTGTTCCTGTAAAAGTTGTCAGATCTTTTTTTTGTTCTTTTTCTATAATTGATGCTTTTGTCTTTGGAATAGTCATCAATGTATCTTCATTCACCACTTTCATCAATCCATCAAAATAGAGCTTAAGATTGTCTTCAAAAAAATTTGGTGTTGGCTTAGTCTTTAAATTGATGTCCCAGGCAAAAACATAAGTCCAAAAGCCGGCACTATTTATATCCGCCCAACCTTTTGCAAACCTTATGTCTTCGTGACCTTTATAATTAATCTCCGGAGCAAACCAAAAGGGTATTTGAATAATTTCTTTCCCCCAGGTACTATCGGCCAGAAGTAAGTTTATTTCTTCTTTTTGTTGTCCGAATGAATAAAAGGAGCAACTCAGTAAGAGTGATATGATGATTATTATATGCATTTTTTTTAATGATTATTTTTTCACGCTTTGATTGAACCGCAAATTAAGGTTTAAAAAAAATTAAACTGCAAATAAGAGGGTAAATAAAAAGTAAAAATAGTGGTGTATCCCATTTTTGCACTAAGAGTATGTTTGAATTTTTATTGCCTTAAAATCAATGTATTATGAACCTGACTTCAAAATAATCGCCTTATTTAGCTCGCTAAATGCGTTGATTATTTTATTGCCAGAACCATAATCTCTTGATTTACAACTAAGAAAAATTTTAAACATACTCTAAAATTGTTTAAACTGCCCGCTACCCTCATTCCCAAGCATAGATAGTCTTACTTTTTCAAAAGTGAGGTTCATATTATCATTTTGCCTGATAGGCGAATTTATTTAACTAAAATATTTTGTAACTTTTTTATCTTCCAGTTTCATTTTATCAAATACCAATTGATTTACCCTATAATAATACCAATGCTTCTTGCGATTATATTTGTTTTCTTTCTCCACTTTTTCACCCCAAATACATTTCTCAATTTCAAAAGTATTTTCCATCACAAAGTCATCAAGGGGTTTTATGAGTTTTAAGATTGATTTTCTTAATGGATTTGTAGTCAAAGATAGGCTTTCGTCAAGCAATCGTCTTGCATCCATATCATTTTGCCATTCGTAGATATATTCTTCTTTATAAACATAGCTTCTGGCGAAATTCTCCCATGTTTCTATTAATGAACATATCTTATCGGCCAGTGCCCGGTCATTAAAAGTACTCAAAACCTTTTCCACTTCTGGAAAGATCAATGGCAAACTAATCTCAGCAACATTATAAGAAACATTACTCATTAATAAACAATCATCGCATTTGAAAAGCACATATTTATGAATTTCTTCATTGAGCTTCCATGGTTTTTTGCAGCAAGGACAAGGTCTGTTTAGGTCTTTATATCTGCTTTGTTCTAAAAAGTTATTCAAAAAATAATAACATTTTATGCCCGTTGCTGCTTGTATTTGTGCAGCTGTATCTCTTCCTAAAATGGACAATTCAGAATCAAACTCCGTTTGTTGTGCCATAGCCCACTTCTCACCAACGCTACAATTAACATCTAATATTACACAAGCCATATAATTGCTCATCCAGCTTGTGATAGGCTCATACCCAAAATCTTTTACCTTTTTTAATTTATAAAACGGTATGGATTTATAACACTTACCACATTGAATGGGTGAATACGCATCAGCATACCTCAACAATAAATGCTCATGTTTTTTGCAAGTGCAAATACTATTTTCCTGATCTTCGCCAGTGCCTACCCATTTGATTTGTAGTGAATGGCCACACAATTTTTCTAAAGATTTAATACGGCTTTTTACATATTTGTTTTGATACTTCACATCAAAAGCATCTTCTGCAATAGTAACAATCACTGCATTCATCACTCCATTGTGCACATATGGATTCATATCTCTACCTAATAATTGACCACTATGTCGCAGTAAGCCTAAGAAATCATAGAACGAATGCCAAAGTTCATTCAGGTCGGTTGATTTATTGTATTTTATAGACAGATGATGCATGGCTTTTTTATTGAGAAATTAAACAACAAATCGTTTTTGTAATATGAAGATACATTTCTAAACACAATTATTTATTCAGTTTCTGCTTTATTGATGTTTTGTTCTTTAAGAAAGTCTGCTAATCTTGTAAGATAATCCTTTATACCATCAAACGGATGTTCGCCCGGATTATAAGTCGCGAACTCCCAATAACGCCATGCTTTATGTTCGCCATAAGGATGTATCAAAAGCACACTATGTGGGTACTGAGCTCCAGCGATGATAATGCTATTTTTTAAGTCATTGGTAAAAGCCTCACCCATTTCTGCATAACATTCAATCAAATATGGATCCGCATTTTTGAGCCAATCTATCTGCTCTATAGGCAGAAATGCCCCAAAGGTTTGGTTTAAGATGACAGACGTACCATCAGATATTTTATAAAATGCTACTACATCATCGGGTAGTTTAACACCCAATCTTTCTTGTGTTTGTATAATGCTTTCCTCTGTTGCAGGATTTCTACCTATCCATTTTACTTCTTTTTCTTCATCTGAGAAAAAGTCTGGATTAAGTGCAATCGCTTCTTTTGAAATTTGTTGTAATAGGTCTATCATTTTTGATTTATTTGTCTTTTATAGATATAGTGCTAGCATTATTCCGTTATCTGTTTCAACCATTCTATTATCTGTTGTTTTTGTTTGTTGTCAAGTTGAGTGATTTTTATGTGTTTCAAAGTATTGCCTTCTCCTTTTAATTTAGAGTATGTTTAAACTTTTATCATTTGTCTCCAAGTGGCAAATTTAATTTTGTCCAGCGTTATATTTTTCGCCGTACCGCGTCAAGCTACGCTTGAGCTTTCGGGACGTTTCTGTCCCGATCAAGACATTTTTTAAAAAATCGTCTTGACCGGCTATATTCTGTATCTGCTGCGAGCCGTTGTTCGCAGTTCCTTCACTTCGCCTACGCTCAGTGCGACGCTTTATTGAGTAAAGTTTTTTACTCGATCCTCGTCATTGACGAGACCATTCAGTCGTCTTGTCCAAAAATAAATTTTTTCACTTTCGCTCAAACATAAAAATTTAAACATACTCTTATTGTCTGGGTCAATAAGTTTGTCAATATGGTAAAAGCCGAGGGTTAGGTGCTTTTTATATTTGCTTCCATTCCTCTAATTTTTCTTTTTCAATATAATATGCTTTTTCATATGTTTCTGTAAAACTACAAGGATTTTCTATGTCAATCCTCTTGTAAAGAAATTTTCCATTTACCTTATTAAAAATATTTCTCACCAGGTTATCTCTTTCGCTATCATTTAGATAACTTTGTCTAAATGAAATGTCAATAATTTGATTAACACCCAAATCGGAAAACTGATTGTAAAAGTACTGAATTTGAAATCTAAAATCAGTAATTCTATTATACCAATCAGTTGTTTTGTCTCGATTTAATTTATTTCTATCTCCAAATACTGTAGTACTGTAATGAAAAACATAGCCCCGTTTGTCCAATGAATTTTGGGGAATAGGAATACCCGGATTTCCATTAAGGTTATTCCAAATATGGTTATGAAGTGCTTTGTCCTTTAGGAAAGTGGTCAATGTTTTTTCTATATTTTCGTAATTCCAGTCGATACAACCACCTGTTGGTATTTTTGAACTGCTCACTCTATAACATTTTTCATTTTTTAACCACTTTAGTTTTTCAAAATGTTGCCAGGACAAAATTTTAGAAGATAAAAATGGTTTTAAAATCTCATCAAGGATTGGGAAAATGTTTTTCATATTTTCCCAATAATAGATTTTATCATCTTCCGACTTTGTCTGGCAAAGTAAAGAGTAGTTCGTAAATAATTTATGGTCCATTTGAAAGTTGTCTGTAAAATTGCTACCAACGGGAAGTCGGCCTGGAACCGACCATTGTCATCCCAAAAGTAGGCAAAAATGACTGATTTAGTGAATTCTAAGTGACTTTTATTTTTGAATGATGTTAATTAAATAGGTGTGTGTATAATATTTGAGCTTATCGATCGATACAAATCGATTATAGTTAAATATAACAAAACGAGATATCAAGGTACTTTTTGTCTGCCGCGGCTGATTACCTATGATATTGATGGGTCCGCCTAAATTAAATGATTTGGGTAGGATGACTGAATTTTTGTAATCTTTTTTAATCCGAGATAACGTTTTGGGGGTCGAGTAGGCAAGAGCATCACAGCCAAAGCCTCTCACAGAACCGTACGTGAAACTCTCGCTTCATACGGCTCTTGTTATACAAATCTATTCAGATTTTTGAAAATTGCCAATGATAAAATAGATTGGGGTACGAGGCTTTTATCTCTCTTAACCAATCAAATGCTCTTTGATAACTTTCTTTCATCCGCTTATACTTATTCTTAACCCATTTCGCTATACGATAGTCCAAATGTCGTAACAATTTTTCTATGCACCAAATATTATATTTGCCATAGTAGCTTATTACGCCTTTCGTCTTAACGTTGAGCATCGCTGCTAGCTTGTGTAATGTTAGCGAACTATCTCGGTGAAAATCCATCTCCTTCCATTGTTCAATTATCCTACTTCGTGCTTTCATACTCATCTCGCAATCAAATCCTAGAAACATTCCGCCTTTTGTGGATGGTTTGCTCATGGGTTTGAAACTATATCCTAGAAAATCAAATTTCTTGGGATAGTCTTTTCTGATAGCTCGTTTGTAGTTGTGACAATAGACTATTTTGGTCTTCCCATCGTTTAGTCGCAATTTACATGCTGCTAATCTTCGCTTTATGCCTTCTAGTACATAATGGCTCTGTTGCTCACTGATACAGTGCACAATCACATCATCTGCGTAGCGTACAAATGCTACCGTAGGAAATGTTTTCTCTATCCATTTGTCTAGTACATAATGCAAAAACAAATTCGCTAGCAACGGACTAATCACTCCTCCTTGTGGTGTTCCACATCCTGTTTTTGCAACTAGTCCTTCTTTGGTCGAGATC
Proteins encoded in this region:
- a CDS encoding DUF2310 family Zn-ribbon-containing protein; translation: MHHLSIKYNKSTDLNELWHSFYDFLGLLRHSGQLLGRDMNPYVHNGVMNAVIVTIAEDAFDVKYQNKYVKSRIKSLEKLCGHSLQIKWVGTGEDQENSICTCKKHEHLLLRYADAYSPIQCGKCYKSIPFYKLKKVKDFGYEPITSWMSNYMACVILDVNCSVGEKWAMAQQTEFDSELSILGRDTAAQIQAATGIKCYYFLNNFLEQSRYKDLNRPCPCCKKPWKLNEEIHKYVLFKCDDCLLMSNVSYNVAEISLPLIFPEVEKVLSTFNDRALADKICSLIETWENFARSYVYKEEYIYEWQNDMDARRLLDESLSLTTNPLRKSILKLIKPLDDFVMENTFEIEKCIWGEKVEKENKYNRKKHWYYYRVNQLVFDKMKLEDKKVTKYFS
- a CDS encoding SMI1/KNR4 family protein, translated to MIDLLQQISKEAIALNPDFFSDEEKEVKWIGRNPATEESIIQTQERLGVKLPDDVVAFYKISDGTSVILNQTFGAFLPIEQIDWLKNADPYLIECYAEMGEAFTNDLKNSIIIAGAQYPHSVLLIHPYGEHKAWRYWEFATYNPGEHPFDGIKDYLTRLADFLKEQNINKAETE
- the ltrA gene encoding group II intron reverse transcriptase/maturase — its product is MVRDAYRHVRSNKGSAGVDEEDLQKFEKNLLPNLYKLWNRLSSGSYFPKPVKEVIIPKSGGGERKLGIPTVTDRIAQQVVKAFIEPRLESEFIANSYGYRPHKNAHQAIEQVQQNTRQYAWVVDMDISKFFDEVDHELLMKAVERHVSEKWVKMYIRRWLETPISTKEGLVAKTGCGTPQGGVISPLLANLFLHYVLDKWIEKTFPTVAFVRYADDVIVHCISEQQSHYVLEGIKRRLAACKLRLNDGKTKIVYCHNYKRAIRKDYPKKFDFLGYSFKPMSKPSTKGGMFLGFDCEMSMKARSRIIEQWKEMDFHRDSSLTLHKLAAMLNVKTKGVISYYGKYNIWCIEKLLRHLDYRIAKWVKNKYKRMKESYQRAFDWLREIKASYPNLFYHWQFSKI